Within the Burkholderia ubonensis genome, the region ATCCGCGGCCACTTCAAGCCGGAACATCACTTCGCGTTCGAAGGCGCCGCGTGGTACTGGCACTTCGTCGACGTCGTCTGGCTCGGCCTGTACGTCGTCGTCTACTGGCTGTAAATAAAGACGGCCCGCGCAGCGATGCGCGGGCCGTTCGTATCGAGGCAGCCGGGCGGCGCGAGCGCGCTACCGGCAGCCGGCATCACCGAGGCGCCGCCGCGACTTTGTCAGGCGGCGCTTTTGCTTGGTGGCCCGGCCATGTGGCGAAATGCCGCATCGGCCGCGGCGGAAACCGCGTCAGCGCCCGATCGGAATGCCGGTCGAATGGATCCAGCCCATCCAGTTCGCGAACAGGATGAACAGGAACAGCGAGATCGACAGGCCGACGCGGGTGGCGAGCGACCAGACCATGCGCTTCGTGTGGCCGCGGTCGTGCATCATGAAATAGAGTGCCGAGACCATGCTGGCAATGATGAGGACGAAGGCGATAGGGACGAGGATGTGCATGGAGCGGACCGGACGACGGCAATTCGAAAGGAAGAGGATAATTATCGCACTTCGCTTTCGCGACAGCCTCTGCGAGGCGGCGCGATGAAGATTCGCTGGCTTCCCGCGCTGCTCGTGCTGGCGGTGGTCGCGGTCACGATCCGGCTCGGTTTCTGGCAGCGCGAGCGCGCGCACCAGAAGGAGGCGCTGCAGGCGAGCATCGTGCGCTACGAGCACGCGGCGCCCGTCGAGATCGGCGCGCAGCCGATTCCGCTCGCGTCGATCGAGTTCCATCGGGTGCGCGCGACCGGGCGCTTCATGCCTGAGCTCGCGGTGTTTCTCGACAATCGGCCGTATAACGACCAGCCGGGCTTTTACGTCGTGATGCCGTTTAAACTCGCGGGCGGCGGCTACGTGCTCGTCAATCGCGGCTGGCTGCCGCGCAACATCGCCGAGCGCACCGCGATCGAGCCGTTCGCGACGCCGGCGGGCGACGTCGAGCTCGAGGGCATCGCGCGCGCCGACGCGACGCGCGCGTTCGAGCTCGGCGAAGGCGGCTCGGCGCCGCACCAGAAGATTCGGCAGAACCTGGACGTCGCCGCGTTCGCGAAGGAAACCGGCCTGCCGCTGCAGCCGTTCGTGATCCAGCAGACGAGCGACGACGGCGACAAGCTGGTGCGCGACTGGCCGGCGCCGACGACCGGCGTCGAGCGCAATTACGGTTACATGTTTCAGTGGTGGGGCATGGCGGCGGCCGCGCTCGGTTTCGGCTTGTACGCGGCGCGGCGCGCGGCGAAGAAGCCGTCCGGCGCATGAGCGGCGGCGCGATGCCGGTGCGCGGCGGCGACGCCGCGGGTACGTTTCGAGAGGTCTGATTTGTCCATCCAATCTTCCCGTCAGGGTCCGGCTTCCGGTCAGGGGGCGCCCATGTCGCCGGCCGCCAGAAAGCGCGGCCGCTGGACGCTCGTGCTGCTCGGGCTCGTCTGCGCGGCGCCGATGATCGCGTCGTACTTCACCTATTACGTGATCAAGCCGAAGGGCGGCTCGACCAACTACGGCACGCTGGTCGAGCCGCAGCGGCCGATTCCGCCGGACCTGACGGTCACCGACGAAACCGGCAAGACGATGCCGCTCGCGTCGCTGCGCGGCGTGTGGCTGTTCGTGATGACCGACCGCAGCGCGTGCGACGAAGCGTGCGCGAAGAAGCTTTATTTCATGCGCCAGGTGCGCGTGACGCAGGCCGGCGAACGGCACCGGCTCACGATGGTGTGGCTGCGCAGCGATGCGGGCGCGGTTCCGGACAAGATCACCGCCGCGTACCCGGATACGCGCAGGCTCGTCGCCGATCCGGCCGCGGTCGCCAGGTGGCTGCCGGCCGACGCCGGCACGCAGGACACCGACCACCTCTACCTGGTCGACCCGAACGGCAACCTGATGATGCGCTTCCCGAAGGACCCGAATCCCAGCAAGATCAAGACCGACGTCACGAAGCTGCTGAAGTGGTCGAGCATCGGCTGACGCGAGACTACGAGGCAATAATCCGATGTCGTATCTACTGCAACTCGGCCTGATCGGCCTGTGCATCGCGCTGCTGCCGCTGTCGTACGTGTGGGTGAAGGCCGACGACGACAAGTTCCGCAAGCTCGTGTGGATCACCACATTCCTGACCCTCGATCTCGTGATGTTCGGCGGCTTCACGCGGCTGACCGATTCGGGCCTCGGCTGTCCGGACTGGCCCGGCTGCTACGGCACGTCGTCGCCGTTCATCGCGCACGCGGCGATCACGGCCGCGCATCAGGCGATGCCGAGCGGCCCCGTCAGCATGACGAAGGCGTGGATCGAGATGATCCACCGCTATTTCGCGATGGCGATCGGCGTGCTGATCATCGCGCAGACGATGATCGCGTGGGCCGCGCGGCTGCGCCGCCGGCCGCTGCATGTGTCGCCGTGGTGGCCGACGAGCCTGCTGCTGCTGATCCTCGTGCAGGGCGCGTTCGGCGCGTGGACGGTGACGATGAAGCTGCAGCCGGTAATCGTCACGATCCACCTGCTGCTCGGCCTGACGCTGCTCGGCACGCTCGGCTGGCTCGCGGCGCGGCAGACGCCGCTGCCCGCGCACGATCCGCAGGCCGGGCGCTATCGCGCGGCGGCGCTCGCGGCGCTCGTGCTGCTGGTCGTGCAGATCGCGCTCGGCGGCTGGGTCAGCACCAACTACGCGGTGCTCGCGTGCACCGACTTCCCGACCTGCAACGGCCAGTGGATTCCGCCGATGGATTTCGAGCATGGCTTCCATCTGTGGCGCGCGCTCGGGATGACGAAGGACGGCGACGCGATCACGCAGGACGCGCTCGTCGCGATCCACTGGACGCACCGCACGTTCGCGTTCGTCGTCGTCGCGTACCTGGTCGCGTTCGCGCTGAAGATGCGCCGCTTCGAATCGCTGCGGCGGCCCGCGAACGGCGTGCTGCTGGTGGTCGTGCTGCAGTTCGTGACGGGTTTGACGAATATCGTGTTGCAGTGGCCTTTGCCGGTCGCGGTGGTCCATAACGGGGGGGCCGCGGTCCTGCTGCTGCTCGTCGTCATGTTAAACTTTCGCATCCTTTCAAGCCGCCCCGGCCGTGTCGCGCTGCCTGCGCGCGACGCCGCCCCGGCGTGACCGCCCCCATGCAAAGCACCCTTTCCCGATCGCCCGGTAGCCGGTTTTCCCAGTACATGGCGCTGACGAAGCCGCGTGTCACGCAGCTCGCGGTGTTCTGCGCGGTGATCGGCATGTTCCTCGCGACGCCGGGCATGGTGCCGTGGCGGGTGCTGGTCGGCGGCACCATCGGCATCTGGCTGCTGGCGGGCGCGGCGTTCGCGATCAACTGCCTCGTCGAGCAGAAGATCGACGCGATGATGCGCCGCACCGCGTGGCGTCCGTCCGCGCGCGGCGAGATCACGACCGCGCAGATCCTGCTGTTCTCGGGCGTGCTCGGCAGCCTCGGCGCATGGACGCTCTACACGTTCACGAACGCGCTGACGATGTGGCTGACGATCGCGACCTTCGTCGGCTACGCGGTGATCTACACGCTGCTGCTCAAGCCGATGACGCCGCAGAACATCGTGATCGGCGGCGCGTCGGGCGCGATGCCGCCGGCGCTCGGCTGGGCCGCGGTGACGGGCGCGGTGCCCGGCGACGCGTGGATCCTCGTGCTGATCATCTTCGTGTGGACCCCGCCGCATTTCTGGGTGCTCGCGCTGTACCGCCGCAAGGACTATGAGAACGCGGGCCTGCCGATGCTGCCCGTCACGCACGGCGAGAAGTTCACGCGGCTGCACATCCTGCTCTACACGGTGATCCTGTTCGCGGTCACGATGATGCCGTTCATCTCGGGGATGAGCGGGGCCGTCTACCTGACGAGCGCGGTGCTGCTCGGCGCGGTGTTCCTCGCATACGCGTGGAAGATCCACCGCGAGTATTCGGACGAACTGGCCCGCAAGGCCTTCCGCTACTCGATCGTCTACCTGTCGCTGCTGTTCGCGGCGCTCCTCGTCGATCACTATGCACGCCCGCTGCTCGGCGTGTAACCGCACGGTTTGAATACGATGCTTCGTTCATGGTTCGGGCGCCGCGCGCGCCAAGGCTGGATGCTCGGCTGCGCATTCGCGGCGGCGATGCTGCTCGCGGCGTGCGACAACGCGCCGAAATTCCAGAATCTCGACATCACCGGCAACACGCAGTTCGGCAGCGATTTCGCGCTGCCCGATACGGCCGGCAAGATGCGCACGCTCGGCGACTTCAAGGGCAAGGCCGTCGTGATGTTCTTCGGCTATACGCATTGCCCGGACGTCTGCCCGACGACGATGGCCGAACTGTCCGAAGCGCTCAAGCAGCTCGGGCCGGACGCCGCGAAGCGCGTGCAGGTGCTGTTCGTCACCGTCGATCCGGAGCGCGACACGGCCGCGCTGCTCGGCCAGTACGTGCCGGCGTTCGATCCGTCGTTCATCGGCCTGCGGCCGGCGGACGAAGCGCAGCTGAAGAAGGTGACGAAGGATTTCCGCGTCTATTACGCGAAAGTGCCGGGCAAGGCGCCCGGCAGCTACACGATGGATCACACCGCCGCGAGCTACGTGTTCGACACGAACGGCAAGCTGCGCCTGTTCGTGCGCGACGGCCAGGGCCCCGGCCCGTGGCTGCACGACCTGAAACTGCTGCTCGGCTGAGCCGCAGGGCGGGGCGGCGCGCGCCGTCCCGCGTCTTCTCTTTTCCCGTCTGTTCTCCGTATCGCCTACGCGGGCCGTGGCCCGGCAGGCGCCGGCGCGTCATGTCACGTCAAGTCACGGCAGCGCCGGCAGGACGACGCCCGGCGCCGCGCGCGTCATCCGGAATTCGGTCACGCGGTAGTTCGCGAGGCCTTCGGTGACGAACGGGTCGGTCTGCAGGATCGCTTCCAGTTCGTCGCGATCGATGCGCGCCGCGAGGATCATGCCGCCGTCGCGCGGCACCTTCGGCCCCGCCGCGATGAAAATCCCCTTGTCCAGCAGCGGCTGCAGATACGCGCGATGGCGCTCGAGCGCGTCGTCGATGCGATCGAGCGGCGCGGTGTAGTGAATGTCGATGACGTACATGAGTGGCCTAGGAAAGTCGCCGGGGCGCGGTGCGCCGGCCAGGCGATCTTGTAGCACAGGCCGCGTTGCGTGTCGCGTTGCATTCAAGTTGCAAGCGTCGCTGCCGTCATTACGTGTGCAATCGATTGCGCGCGGCGGGCCGTTCGCGCGCGCGTTGCGTCACCCATCGACATCGATAACAAGGCACGCACGATGAGCAGAATGAGTTTGAACCGCAAGCTGTGGCTCGCACTGGCGCTGGTATGGGTCGGCCTGCTGGGCGTCGGCGCATGGAGCGCGTTCGAGACGCGCGCGACGATGCTCGCGGAGCGCAAGGAAGGCATGGCAAATCTCGTCGAGGCGGCGGCCGGCATCGCGAAGTAAGTCGTACTACGCACTCGCGCAGGCCGGCACGCTGCCCGAGGCCGACGCGAAGCGCGATGCGCTCGCGAGCCTCGCCGCGATGCGCTACGGCGAGTCGGGCTACGTGTTCGTGATGGATTCGAAGCCGGTCGTGCTGATGCACCCGACGCTGCCGAAGCTGGTCGGCACGCAGGTCGGCGACTACAAGGACCCGGACGGCAAGCCGCTGTTCGTGACGATCCTGAACGCCGCGAAGGCCACCGGCAGCGGTTTCGCCGAATATCGCGGGCGCCTGCCGAACAGCGAGACCGCGGTGCCGAAGATCAGCTACGTCACGCGCTTCGCGCCGTGGGACTGGAACATCTCGAGCGGCGTGTACGTGAAGGACATCGATACCGTCTACTACGAGACGCTGCTCGGCCACCTCGCCGTGGTGCTCGTGATCGGCCTCGTGATCACCGCGGCGATGGTCGTGATCATCCGCAACGTGCGCGGCAGCCTCGGCGGCGAGCCGGACGAAGCCGCGGCGCTTGCGGCGCGCATCGCGGGCGGCGACCTGACGCAGCCGGTGCCGGTGCGCGCAGGCGACCGCACGAGCATGATGGCGGCGATGCATGCGATGCAGGATCGCCTGCAGGCGACGATCGGCGGCATCCGCCAGTCGGCCGAATCGATCGCGTCGGCGAGCCGCCAGATCGCATCCGGCAACGACGACCTGTCGCAGCGCACCGAGGAGCAGGCGGCGTCGCTGGAGGAGACGGCGGCGAGCATGGAGCAGCTGACCGCGACCGTGAAGCAGAACGCCGACAACGCGCGGCAGGCGAGCGGGCTCGCGAACAACGCGTCGGACATCGCGCGCGCCGGGCACGACGTCGTGAATCGCGTGATCGGCACGATGGGCGAGATCGACGACAGTTCGCGCAAGATCGCCGACATCATCGGCGTGATCGAAGGCATCGCGTTCCAGACCAACATCCTCGCGCTGAACGCGGCGGTCGAGGCGGCGCGCGCGGGCGAGCAGGGCCGCGGCTTCGCGGTGGTCGCGGGCGAAGTGCGCTCGCTCGCGCAGCGCAGCGCGACGGCCGCGAAGGAGATTCGCGCGCTGATCGTCGATTCGGTCGATCGGGTGCGCAACGGCTCGACGCTGGTCGGCCAGGCCGGTACGACGATGGGCGAGATCCTGCAGGCGGTCGCGCGCGTGACGGACATCATGGGCGAGATCGCGGCGGCGTCCGAGGAGCAGGCGAGCGGCATCACGCAGGTCGGCCGGGCGGTCACGCAGATGGACCAGGTGACGCAGCAGAACGCGGCGCTCGTCGAGGAAGCGTCCGCGGCCGCCGCGTTGCTGCAGGAGCAGGCTGCGCGGCTGCGCGACGCGGTGGGGGCGTTCCGGGTCGGCGACGCCGGCGCGGCGCGCACCCGGCCGTCCCCCGCATAGCGCATACCCATATGAGCGGGATGTATTTCACTTCCCGCCGATCCTGTGACACCATTTGCCCCTTTCCGCGAGCCGGGACATACCCGCATCGCGCCCTTTTATAGTTAGCAAGAAGGCGAGAAACAGATGAAGCGTCGCAGTCTCCTGAAAGTGTTTTCCGTGCTGGCAACCGGCGCCGCGCTGACGATGTCGGCGGGTGCGCATGCCGAGGACAAGGTGATCAAGGTCGGCACGGTGGCCGGTCCGGACGCGGAAGTGTGGCAGGTCGTGCAGAAGGTCGCGAAGGAGAAGGAAGGCCTGAACGTGAAGGTCATCGAGTTCAACGACTACGTGCAGCCGAACGCGGCGCTCGACGCGGGCGACCTCGACGCGAACAGCTTCCAGCACCAGCCGTACCTCGACAGCCAGGTGAAGCAGCGCGGCTACAAGCTCGTCAGCGCGGGCCTGACCTACATCTCGCCGATCGGCGTCTACTCGAAGAAGGTCAAGGCGCTGAAGGACCTGCCGCAAGGCGCGAAGCTCGCGGTGCCGAACGATCCGTCGAACGAGAACCGCGCGCTGCTGCTGCTGCAGGCGCAGGGCGTGATCAAGCTGAAGGCGGGCGCGGGCACGGGCGGCAACAACGCGACGGTGCTCGACATCGCCGACAACCCGAAGAAGCTGAAGATCTCCGAGCTGGACGCGGCGCAACTGCCGCGCGTGCTGTCGGACGTCGACGCGGCCGTGATCAACACGAACTACGCGATCGCCGCGAACCTGCAGCCGACCAAGGACGCGATCGCGCTCGAATCGCTGACGAGCCCGTACGCGAACCTGATCGCGGTGCGCGCGAAGGACAAGGACCAGCCGTGGGTGAAGAAGCTGGTCAAGGCGTACCAGTCGACGGAAGTGCGGGAATTCATCAAGAAGCAGTTCAAGGGCTCGATGGTCGCGTCGTTCTGAACGCCGCACACCGGTCCGATTGCCGACCCGAAGGGCCTGCCGCGCGCAGGCCCTTTTTCATTGGGGCGGGTGCTGGCCCGTGGCCGCTGGCGGCGCGTGCGGCATGCGCTGCGTTCATCTGACGAAAGGCCGGTTTCGTGCCGAGACTGTGCGACGCGAGCGCATTGCCATATACTGTATATCCATACAGTTGTGGGTGGCATCATGCTCGCATCCTCCATTTCTCCTGAATCCCTTCATCCGTCGCTCTGGCGCGGCTCGCAGCTCGCGCGCGGCGGTCCGCGCACGATCGACACGGGTTTCGCGTCGCTGTCCGCCGAGCTG harbors:
- a CDS encoding SCO family protein; translation: MLRSWFGRRARQGWMLGCAFAAAMLLAACDNAPKFQNLDITGNTQFGSDFALPDTAGKMRTLGDFKGKAVVMFFGYTHCPDVCPTTMAELSEALKQLGPDAAKRVQVLFVTVDPERDTAALLGQYVPAFDPSFIGLRPADEAQLKKVTKDFRVYYAKVPGKAPGSYTMDHTAASYVFDTNGKLRLFVRDGQGPGPWLHDLKLLLG
- a CDS encoding SURF1 family protein — encoded protein: MKIRWLPALLVLAVVAVTIRLGFWQRERAHQKEALQASIVRYEHAAPVEIGAQPIPLASIEFHRVRATGRFMPELAVFLDNRPYNDQPGFYVVMPFKLAGGGYVLVNRGWLPRNIAERTAIEPFATPAGDVELEGIARADATRAFELGEGGSAPHQKIRQNLDVAAFAKETGLPLQPFVIQQTSDDGDKLVRDWPAPTTGVERNYGYMFQWWGMAAAALGFGLYAARRAAKKPSGA
- a CDS encoding MetQ/NlpA family ABC transporter substrate-binding protein, which codes for MKRRSLLKVFSVLATGAALTMSAGAHAEDKVIKVGTVAGPDAEVWQVVQKVAKEKEGLNVKVIEFNDYVQPNAALDAGDLDANSFQHQPYLDSQVKQRGYKLVSAGLTYISPIGVYSKKVKALKDLPQGAKLAVPNDPSNENRALLLLQAQGVIKLKAGAGTGGNNATVLDIADNPKKLKISELDAAQLPRVLSDVDAAVINTNYAIAANLQPTKDAIALESLTSPYANLIAVRAKDKDQPWVKKLVKAYQSTEVREFIKKQFKGSMVASF
- a CDS encoding YciI family protein encodes the protein MYVIDIHYTAPLDRIDDALERHRAYLQPLLDKGIFIAAGPKVPRDGGMILAARIDRDELEAILQTDPFVTEGLANYRVTEFRMTRAAPGVVLPALP
- the cyoE gene encoding heme o synthase, which encodes MQSTLSRSPGSRFSQYMALTKPRVTQLAVFCAVIGMFLATPGMVPWRVLVGGTIGIWLLAGAAFAINCLVEQKIDAMMRRTAWRPSARGEITTAQILLFSGVLGSLGAWTLYTFTNALTMWLTIATFVGYAVIYTLLLKPMTPQNIVIGGASGAMPPALGWAAVTGAVPGDAWILVLIIFVWTPPHFWVLALYRRKDYENAGLPMLPVTHGEKFTRLHILLYTVILFAVTMMPFISGMSGAVYLTSAVLLGAVFLAYAWKIHREYSDELARKAFRYSIVYLSLLFAALLVDHYARPLLGV
- a CDS encoding COX15/CtaA family protein encodes the protein MSYLLQLGLIGLCIALLPLSYVWVKADDDKFRKLVWITTFLTLDLVMFGGFTRLTDSGLGCPDWPGCYGTSSPFIAHAAITAAHQAMPSGPVSMTKAWIEMIHRYFAMAIGVLIIAQTMIAWAARLRRRPLHVSPWWPTSLLLLILVQGAFGAWTVTMKLQPVIVTIHLLLGLTLLGTLGWLAARQTPLPAHDPQAGRYRAAALAALVLLVVQIALGGWVSTNYAVLACTDFPTCNGQWIPPMDFEHGFHLWRALGMTKDGDAITQDALVAIHWTHRTFAFVVVAYLVAFALKMRRFESLRRPANGVLLVVVLQFVTGLTNIVLQWPLPVAVVHNGGAAVLLLLVVMLNFRILSSRPGRVALPARDAAPA
- a CDS encoding SCO family protein; amino-acid sequence: MSPAARKRGRWTLVLLGLVCAAPMIASYFTYYVIKPKGGSTNYGTLVEPQRPIPPDLTVTDETGKTMPLASLRGVWLFVMTDRSACDEACAKKLYFMRQVRVTQAGERHRLTMVWLRSDAGAVPDKITAAYPDTRRLVADPAAVARWLPADAGTQDTDHLYLVDPNGNLMMRFPKDPNPSKIKTDVTKLLKWSSIG
- a CDS encoding twin transmembrane helix small protein, producing the protein MHILVPIAFVLIIASMVSALYFMMHDRGHTKRMVWSLATRVGLSISLFLFILFANWMGWIHSTGIPIGR